In one window of Prevotella fusca JCM 17724 DNA:
- the miaA gene encoding tRNA (adenosine(37)-N6)-dimethylallyltransferase MiaA, which produces MQDKTLIVITGPTGVGKTEATLHIAEHFGVPVINADSRQIFSEIPIGTAAPTAEQQQRVQHYFVGSHHLEDYYSASLYEQDVLKIINAQHSPIALLSGGSMMYIDAVCKGIDDIPTILPEIREKMMQRLETEGLEEMCKLLRKLDPEHWETVDRNNQRRVIHALEICIQTGKTYTSFRSNTVKKRPFNIIKIGLNRDREELYSRINQRVLQMIDQGMIEEALHVYPKRELNSLNTVGYKELFEYLDGLTTLDKAIFKIQSNTRRYARKQLTWYKKDVAFRWFSPDNVEEILNYIHTTLSNTSK; this is translated from the coding sequence TTGCAAGACAAAACTTTAATTGTCATCACTGGTCCAACAGGAGTTGGCAAAACAGAGGCTACTCTCCATATCGCCGAACACTTTGGTGTGCCTGTCATCAATGCTGACTCCCGTCAGATTTTCTCAGAGATTCCCATAGGGACGGCTGCACCGACCGCAGAGCAGCAGCAACGTGTGCAACACTATTTCGTTGGCAGCCACCATTTGGAAGATTACTATTCAGCAAGTCTGTATGAACAGGATGTGCTGAAGATTATTAATGCCCAGCACTCCCCTATCGCATTACTGTCTGGTGGTTCAATGATGTACATTGATGCTGTGTGCAAAGGCATTGACGACATACCGACCATCCTGCCCGAGATACGGGAAAAAATGATGCAACGGTTGGAAACAGAAGGGCTGGAAGAGATGTGCAAGCTGTTACGAAAACTTGACCCAGAGCACTGGGAAACAGTTGACAGGAACAATCAACGACGTGTTATCCATGCGCTTGAGATTTGTATACAGACAGGAAAAACATACACTTCTTTCCGTTCAAATACCGTAAAGAAACGCCCGTTCAACATCATCAAGATAGGATTGAACCGTGACCGGGAAGAATTATACAGCCGAATCAACCAGCGTGTCCTACAGATGATAGACCAAGGAATGATAGAGGAAGCACTACACGTCTACCCAAAACGTGAGTTGAACTCTCTCAACACTGTAGGATATAAGGAACTTTTTGAGTACCTTGACGGACTTACCACACTCGACAAAGCTATATTCAAGATACAGAGTAACACACGGCGATACGCCCGGAAACAGCTCACATGGTACAAAAAAGATGTAGCTTTCCGATGGTTCAGCCCCGACAACGTTGAAGAAATCTTAAATTATATCCATACAACATTATCGAATACAAGTAAATAA
- the lpxA gene encoding acyl-ACP--UDP-N-acetylglucosamine O-acyltransferase, translating to MNQISPLAFVHPEAKLGDNNIIGPFCYIDKNTVIGDNNVFQNSVTINVGARLGNNNEIFPGASISTKPQDLKFRGEETLCEIGDNNSIRENVTISRGTASKGTTKVGSNNLLMECVHIAHDCVIGSGDIIGNSTKFAGEVTVDDNAIISANILCHQFCHIGGYVMIQGGSRFSMDIPPYIIVGKEPARYMGINLIGLRRRGFSNELIELIHNAYRILYGTGTRAENIEKIKNELQVTPEIQYIIDFVETSERGIIK from the coding sequence ATGAACCAGATAAGCCCATTGGCCTTTGTTCATCCAGAGGCAAAACTTGGTGACAACAATATTATTGGTCCGTTCTGTTATATCGACAAGAACACGGTTATCGGCGATAACAATGTATTCCAGAATAGTGTAACCATCAACGTTGGTGCACGATTGGGCAATAACAACGAGATATTCCCAGGTGCCAGTATTTCAACAAAACCTCAGGATTTGAAGTTCAGAGGCGAAGAGACGCTGTGCGAAATCGGTGACAACAACTCTATCCGTGAGAATGTTACCATCTCACGTGGTACTGCTTCAAAAGGAACAACAAAGGTTGGGAGCAACAATCTGCTGATGGAATGTGTGCATATAGCACACGACTGCGTCATAGGTTCAGGTGACATCATTGGTAATTCGACGAAGTTTGCTGGGGAAGTTACAGTTGATGATAATGCCATCATCTCTGCCAATATCCTCTGTCATCAGTTCTGTCATATCGGAGGTTATGTCATGATACAGGGTGGAAGCCGCTTCTCTATGGATATTCCGCCGTATATTATAGTAGGTAAGGAACCTGCACGTTACATGGGTATCAATCTTATTGGTCTCCGTCGTCGTGGCTTCTCCAACGAACTGATTGAGCTTATCCACAACGCTTACCGCATCCTTTATGGAACTGGCACTCGTGCTGAGAACATTGAGAAAATCAAGAACGAATTACAGGTTACGCCGGAAATCCAGTACATCATTGACTTTGTTGAGACTTCAGAGCGTGGTATTATAAAGTAA